From one Flavobacterium kingsejongi genomic stretch:
- a CDS encoding PDZ domain-containing protein, translating to MRRIFFIILIFGLPILSYCQDSLSWRPDKNKIVIPFKFVNNLIVFPVVVNKVKFQFILDTGVEKTVLFNLENIEELNLFDVEKISLKGLGSGAAFEALKSNNNTMEIEGMKDFKHTLYIISDGDINFSSQLGIPVHGITGYNFFKNNIVEINYSSRKIIVYKSLEDVRPRKLKKYDVLDISIEKGKPYVMSAVVLEEGLPIPVKLLVDSGSTNALFLFEDTNERLKIPAHNFEDYLGTGFSGDIYGRRSKVAELYFGKEMFQYPLAAFPDDASLQHLSIVQGRNGSVGNEVLKRFSLIFDYRNNTLYYKKNKYFLTPFHYNMSGIDIEHSGKQWIADDKGIFVSNLSSNSTSNFNIGGNDFRYNYILKPIYRITNVRKDSPGGVAGLLKDDILVSINNRPAYRYSIQQITDLLQSEEGRVVKMQVRRKNQVLEYEFRLKNIL from the coding sequence ATGCGCCGAATTTTTTTTATAATCCTTATTTTTGGCCTCCCAATCTTATCATATTGCCAGGATTCGTTATCCTGGCGACCGGATAAAAACAAGATTGTAATTCCGTTTAAGTTCGTCAATAACCTTATTGTTTTTCCCGTTGTTGTCAACAAAGTGAAATTTCAGTTTATCCTGGATACGGGTGTGGAAAAAACGGTTTTATTCAATCTTGAAAATATAGAAGAACTCAACCTTTTTGATGTAGAAAAAATAAGCCTCAAAGGACTCGGGAGCGGAGCGGCTTTTGAAGCTTTGAAATCAAACAATAATACAATGGAAATCGAGGGGATGAAAGACTTTAAGCATACCCTCTATATTATTTCTGATGGGGATATCAATTTCTCTTCACAACTCGGAATTCCTGTGCACGGGATTACAGGGTATAATTTCTTTAAAAATAATATAGTGGAAATAAATTATAGTTCCAGGAAAATTATAGTCTACAAAAGCCTGGAAGATGTAAGGCCACGGAAGTTAAAAAAATACGATGTATTGGATATCAGCATCGAAAAAGGAAAGCCCTATGTTATGTCTGCTGTGGTACTTGAAGAAGGATTACCCATTCCGGTGAAATTACTGGTGGATTCCGGTAGTACCAATGCTTTATTCCTGTTTGAAGATACTAATGAACGGCTAAAAATTCCAGCACATAATTTTGAAGACTATCTGGGAACTGGGTTTAGTGGTGATATTTATGGCAGAAGAAGTAAAGTTGCTGAATTGTACTTCGGAAAAGAAATGTTTCAGTACCCGCTGGCAGCATTTCCAGATGATGCCTCTTTACAGCATCTTTCGATTGTACAGGGCAGAAATGGCTCTGTGGGGAATGAAGTATTAAAACGATTTTCCTTAATCTTTGATTATAGAAATAATACCTTATACTACAAAAAGAACAAATATTTTTTAACGCCCTTCCATTATAATATGAGTGGGATTGATATTGAGCATAGTGGCAAACAATGGATTGCAGATGATAAAGGTATTTTTGTTTCCAATTTATCCTCAAATTCAACCAGTAATTTCAATATTGGGGGCAATGATTTCAGGTATAATTATATTTTAAAACCCATTTATCGTATTACGAATGTCCGGAAAGATTCGCCTGGGGGAGTTGCAGGATTACTTAAGGATGATATACTGGTTTCCATTAACAACAGGCCGGCATATCGCTATTCAATCCAACAGATTACCGACTTGCTGCAATCGGAGGAAGGAAGGGTGGTTAAAATGCAGGTCAGGCGTAAGAACCAAGTGTTGGAGTATGAGTTCAGGCTTAAAAATATACTATAA
- a CDS encoding DUF1573 domain-containing protein encodes MKKLLGLMAVAIIGISGYAQSGPKIQFKTETIDYGTVTKDSDNGLRTFEFTNIGDAPLNIVNVQSSCGCTIPSYSKEPIMPGKTGKIEVKYNMSPGPIRKSLTVESNAVNIEGGRVQLKIKGNVEVPKETNIMEKKKAIPGS; translated from the coding sequence ATGAAAAAATTATTAGGTTTGATGGCTGTCGCAATAATCGGTATTTCCGGTTATGCACAATCCGGCCCTAAAATTCAATTCAAAACAGAAACAATTGATTATGGAACTGTAACTAAAGACAGTGATAATGGGCTGAGAACATTTGAGTTTACCAATATCGGAGATGCTCCACTAAATATCGTAAATGTGCAGTCTTCCTGTGGATGTACTATTCCCTCCTACTCTAAAGAGCCTATAATGCCTGGAAAAACAGGCAAAATCGAAGTAAAATATAATATGAGCCCTGGCCCAATACGTAAATCATTAACCGTAGAATCGAATGCGGTAAATATCGAGGGTGGACGTGTGCAACTTAAAATTAAAGGAAACGTCGAAGTCCCGAAAGAGACGAACATAATGGAAAAGAAAAAAGCCATTCCGGGATCATAA
- a CDS encoding acyl-CoA-binding protein codes for MTEKDLDTRFQEAYEKASNMTELLPQDVMLRIYAYYKQATYGRAGFSQGTNHDIRDAFKMNAWMQVSHLSSEEAKQLYIEIINSL; via the coding sequence ATGACAGAGAAGGATTTAGATACACGGTTCCAGGAAGCTTATGAAAAAGCCTCCAATATGACTGAGCTGCTTCCTCAGGATGTAATGCTTCGCATTTATGCTTATTACAAACAGGCAACTTATGGCAGGGCGGGTTTCTCACAAGGAACAAACCATGATATTCGTGATGCTTTTAAAATGAATGCATGGATGCAGGTCAGCCACCTAAGCTCGGAAGAAGCCAAACAATTATACATTGAAATCATTAATTCATTATAA
- a CDS encoding superoxide dismutase, protein MKKTSLFIATLLFAAGLQSCNKKDNLKEVVEVPLPAEKTEVPALGNPADVKADAGPFQIVALPYAYDALEPNIDAKTMEIHYSKHYLKYTNELNKAITGTELEKQSIEDILGKLDLENKAVRNNAGGYYNHTLYWEIMGPKAGGEPKGALAEAINKDFGSFEAFKTQLSDAAAKRFGSGWAWLVLDKTGKLVIGSTGNQDNPLMPKMEISGKPLLGLDVWEHAYYLKYQNKRPDYITAFFNVINWDAVAKRFEAAKGPAVPAVK, encoded by the coding sequence ATGAAGAAGACAAGTTTGTTTATTGCAACATTATTATTCGCTGCAGGTTTACAGTCCTGCAACAAAAAAGACAATTTAAAAGAAGTTGTAGAAGTTCCATTACCTGCAGAAAAGACTGAAGTTCCTGCATTGGGCAATCCTGCAGATGTAAAAGCGGATGCCGGACCTTTCCAGATTGTGGCACTTCCTTATGCCTATGATGCATTAGAGCCGAACATCGACGCCAAAACAATGGAGATCCATTATTCAAAACACTACCTTAAATATACGAATGAGCTGAATAAAGCTATAACCGGAACTGAGCTTGAGAAACAATCTATCGAAGATATCTTAGGTAAGCTGGATCTTGAAAACAAAGCCGTACGCAATAATGCAGGTGGTTATTACAACCATACCCTATACTGGGAGATCATGGGACCAAAAGCAGGTGGTGAGCCTAAAGGTGCTTTGGCCGAAGCGATCAATAAAGATTTCGGATCTTTTGAAGCTTTCAAAACACAATTAAGTGATGCTGCTGCAAAACGTTTCGGATCAGGATGGGCCTGGTTAGTTTTAGACAAAACAGGTAAATTGGTTATTGGTAGTACCGGGAATCAGGACAACCCACTAATGCCAAAAATGGAAATCTCCGGAAAACCTCTGTTAGGCCTGGATGTATGGGAACATGCTTACTACCTGAAATACCAAAACAAAAGACCCGATTATATTACCGCCTTTTTTAATGTAATCAACTGGGATGCTGTTGCCAAAAGATTTGAAGCTGCAAAAGGTCCAGCTGTACCTGCTGTAAAATAA
- a CDS encoding valine--tRNA ligase, with protein sequence MTIPAQFDAKSVEEKWYAYWMKNNYFHSEPDNRTPYTIVIPPPNVTGVLHMGHMLNNTIQDVLIRRARLKGFNACWVPGTDHASIATEAKVVAKLKAEGINKNDLTREEFLDHAWEWTHKYGGVILDQLKKLGASCDWERTKFTMDPEMSAAVIHSFTDLYNKGLIYRGYRMVNWDPEAKTTLSDEEVIYEERQGKLYHLKYKIEGSEEFVIVATTRPETILGDTAICINPNDERYFHLQGKKAIVPIANRVIPIIFDEYVDMEFGTGCLKVTPAHDMNDKTLGEKHNLEIIDIFNEDATLNSFGLEYQGKDRFVVREEIAVALQELGNLDKIENHLNKVGTSERTKAVIEPRLSDQWFLSMEELVKPAIKAVLETEEVKLYPKRFDNTYRHWLENIRDWNISRQLWWGQQIPAYYYGDGKEDFVVAETKEQALELAKSKTNNPGLTQESLRQDPDTLDTWFSAWLWPMSVFNGITKPENEDFKYYYPTNDLVTGPDILFFWVARMLIAGYEYTGQKPFSNVYLTGLVRDKQRRKMSKSLGNSPDPLDLIEKFSADGVRVGLLLSASAGNDIMFDEELCNQGKAFTNKLWNAFRLIKGWEVSDTIPQPESSKAAIAWYGAKLQKTLVEIEDHFEKYRISDALMTIYKLVWDDFCSWFLEMIKPAYQAPIDKATFDSAITMLEQNLKLLHPFMPFLTEEIWHIIQERTAEDALIVSTWPEITSYEEKIITDFDFAAEVISGIRTIRKDKNIAFKDAIELKAINNEATDTYFDCIITKLGNISTLEYGTEKVDGALSFRVKSNEYFIPVTGSINIEEEIEKLTTELKYNQGFLKSVQAKLSNEKFVNNAPEKVLAIERQKEADALSKIETIEQSLAGLK encoded by the coding sequence ATGACAATCCCTGCTCAATTTGATGCCAAATCTGTAGAAGAAAAATGGTACGCTTACTGGATGAAAAATAATTATTTTCATTCGGAACCCGATAATAGAACGCCCTATACTATTGTAATCCCACCACCTAACGTAACTGGCGTCCTTCACATGGGACATATGCTGAATAATACCATTCAGGACGTTCTGATCAGGAGAGCGCGTTTAAAAGGGTTTAACGCTTGTTGGGTACCGGGGACGGATCATGCTTCTATTGCTACAGAGGCCAAAGTAGTCGCTAAATTAAAAGCAGAAGGAATTAATAAAAATGATCTTACCAGAGAAGAGTTTTTAGATCATGCCTGGGAATGGACACATAAATATGGCGGTGTAATTTTAGATCAATTGAAGAAATTAGGGGCTTCCTGTGACTGGGAACGTACTAAATTTACAATGGATCCGGAAATGTCCGCTGCTGTAATCCATTCTTTTACGGATTTGTATAACAAAGGGTTGATCTACCGTGGCTACCGAATGGTAAACTGGGATCCGGAAGCGAAAACTACCCTTTCTGATGAAGAGGTAATCTACGAAGAAAGACAAGGCAAATTATACCATTTAAAATATAAAATTGAAGGCTCGGAAGAATTCGTTATTGTAGCGACTACCCGTCCTGAAACCATTTTGGGGGATACTGCTATTTGTATCAACCCGAATGATGAACGCTATTTTCACCTCCAAGGAAAAAAAGCGATTGTGCCTATTGCCAACCGTGTAATCCCTATCATTTTTGATGAATATGTGGATATGGAATTTGGAACCGGATGCCTTAAGGTAACGCCGGCACACGATATGAATGACAAAACGCTTGGAGAAAAGCATAATCTTGAGATTATTGATATTTTCAATGAAGATGCTACACTGAATTCGTTTGGTTTGGAATATCAGGGTAAAGATCGTTTTGTAGTTCGTGAAGAAATTGCGGTAGCATTACAGGAATTGGGTAACCTTGATAAAATTGAAAACCACCTGAATAAAGTCGGGACTTCAGAACGGACTAAAGCTGTGATTGAGCCACGATTGTCAGATCAATGGTTCCTGAGCATGGAAGAACTGGTGAAGCCGGCCATAAAAGCAGTCTTAGAAACGGAAGAGGTAAAGTTATATCCAAAACGTTTTGATAATACCTACAGGCACTGGCTTGAAAATATTCGCGATTGGAATATTTCCCGTCAGTTGTGGTGGGGGCAACAAATTCCTGCTTATTATTATGGTGATGGTAAGGAAGATTTTGTAGTTGCCGAAACCAAAGAGCAAGCCTTAGAATTGGCAAAATCCAAAACAAATAATCCGGGTTTAACCCAGGAAAGCCTAAGACAGGATCCGGATACATTAGATACCTGGTTTTCTGCGTGGCTGTGGCCAATGTCTGTATTTAACGGCATCACAAAACCGGAAAATGAAGATTTTAAATACTATTACCCGACCAATGATTTGGTTACTGGGCCGGACATCTTGTTCTTCTGGGTAGCCCGAATGCTGATTGCCGGATATGAATATACAGGGCAAAAACCATTTTCTAATGTGTACCTGACCGGTTTGGTACGGGATAAGCAACGTCGAAAAATGTCAAAATCATTAGGGAACTCACCAGATCCGTTGGATCTTATTGAGAAATTTAGTGCGGATGGTGTTCGTGTAGGATTGCTTTTGAGTGCCTCTGCCGGTAACGATATTATGTTTGATGAAGAATTATGCAATCAGGGAAAAGCTTTTACAAACAAATTGTGGAATGCTTTCCGATTGATAAAAGGGTGGGAGGTTAGTGATACAATCCCGCAACCGGAATCATCCAAAGCTGCTATTGCATGGTATGGAGCTAAATTACAAAAGACCTTAGTTGAAATTGAAGATCACTTTGAAAAATACAGGATTTCAGATGCACTGATGACCATTTATAAATTGGTATGGGATGATTTTTGTTCCTGGTTCCTCGAAATGATTAAGCCGGCTTACCAGGCTCCAATTGATAAAGCTACATTTGATAGTGCTATAACCATGTTGGAGCAAAACCTGAAATTGCTGCATCCATTTATGCCATTCCTTACAGAAGAGATTTGGCACATTATCCAGGAAAGAACAGCGGAAGATGCATTAATTGTATCTACCTGGCCAGAAATCACTTCCTATGAGGAGAAAATCATTACAGATTTTGATTTTGCAGCCGAAGTAATTTCCGGAATACGAACGATCCGTAAAGACAAAAATATCGCATTCAAAGATGCAATTGAGCTTAAGGCGATTAATAATGAGGCAACCGATACTTATTTTGACTGTATCATTACCAAGCTTGGAAATATCAGCACTTTGGAATATGGTACTGAAAAAGTAGATGGTGCTTTATCCTTCCGTGTAAAATCAAATGAATATTTTATTCCGGTGACCGGTTCGATTAATATTGAAGAAGAAATAGAGAAATTAACAACTGAACTAAAATACAATCAGGGATTCCTGAAATCAGTGCAGGCTAAGTTATCAAACGAGAAGTTTGTCAATAATGCCCCTGAAAAAGTATTGGCTATTGAAAGGCAAAAAGAAGCAGATGCTTTATCGAAGATTGAAACAATAGAGCAGAGCCTGGCAGGCCTGAAATAG
- a CDS encoding pyridoxal phosphate-dependent aminotransferase, protein MPSISNKGKLMPESPIRKLVPYAEIAKRNGNKVYHLNIGQPDIKTPEVAINAVKNIDIKVLEYSHSAGFESYRTKLSQYYRDHGLPIETEDIIITTGGSEALLFAMGSTMDVDDEIIIPEPFYANYNGFSIASGVKVVPVISTIDDGFALPPIAAFEKLITPKTKAILICNPGNPTGYLYSKEEIMQLAAIVKKHDLFLIADEVYREFIYDGEEHFSVMNVPGLEEHAIMIDSVSKRYSMCGARIGCIVSKNKAVMATAMKFAQARLSPPTFAQIASEAALETPQSYFDEVITEYKDRRDTLIAELQKIEGVKVASPKGAFYCIAQLPVDNADQFAQWLLESFDYNKETVMVAPAAGFYSTPNVGLNEVRLAYVLKKEDLIKSVAILKEALKAYKN, encoded by the coding sequence ATGCCATCTATTTCAAATAAAGGAAAATTAATGCCGGAATCACCCATCAGAAAGTTGGTTCCCTATGCTGAAATTGCAAAAAGAAACGGAAATAAAGTATACCACCTGAATATCGGGCAACCGGACATTAAGACTCCAGAAGTAGCGATTAATGCGGTTAAGAATATTGATATTAAAGTTCTTGAATACAGTCATTCTGCAGGCTTTGAAAGCTACAGGACTAAACTTTCACAATATTACCGCGATCACGGGCTTCCAATTGAAACGGAAGATATCATTATTACTACCGGCGGTTCCGAAGCCCTATTGTTTGCCATGGGAAGTACGATGGATGTGGATGATGAAATCATTATCCCAGAGCCTTTTTATGCAAATTACAATGGTTTCTCTATCGCTTCTGGCGTAAAAGTAGTTCCCGTTATCTCTACCATCGATGATGGGTTTGCGTTACCTCCAATTGCGGCATTTGAGAAATTAATTACACCAAAAACAAAAGCAATCTTAATTTGTAATCCAGGTAACCCTACAGGGTATCTTTATTCTAAAGAAGAAATTATGCAACTTGCAGCCATTGTAAAAAAGCATGATCTTTTTCTTATCGCTGATGAAGTATACCGTGAGTTCATTTACGATGGAGAAGAACATTTCTCTGTTATGAATGTTCCGGGACTGGAAGAACATGCGATTATGATTGATTCTGTTTCCAAACGGTACAGTATGTGTGGTGCCCGAATAGGATGTATCGTTTCCAAAAACAAAGCAGTAATGGCAACAGCTATGAAATTTGCACAGGCACGTTTGAGTCCTCCTACATTTGCACAAATTGCCAGTGAGGCAGCATTAGAAACGCCACAAAGTTATTTTGATGAAGTTATCACGGAATATAAAGATCGCAGGGACACTTTAATCGCTGAACTTCAAAAGATAGAAGGCGTAAAAGTTGCCTCGCCAAAAGGAGCTTTCTACTGTATTGCCCAGCTACCTGTTGACAATGCCGACCAGTTTGCTCAATGGTTATTGGAGAGCTTTGACTATAATAAAGAAACTGTAATGGTAGCACCTGCTGCAGGTTTTTACTCTACTCCAAATGTTGGATTAAATGAAGTTCGTTTAGCGTATGTATTGAAAAAAGAAGACCTGATAAAATCAGTGGCCATCCTGAAGGAAGCTTTAAAAGCCTACAAGAACTAA